The following are encoded together in the Chanodichthys erythropterus isolate Z2021 chromosome 16, ASM2448905v1, whole genome shotgun sequence genome:
- the atp1a2a gene encoding sodium/potassium-transporting ATPase subunit alpha-2 isoform X1, whose translation MGKGYGHERSPEATPMGGKRKKKDKDLDELKKEVSLDDHKLSLDELSTRYGVDLARGLTHKRAMEILARDGPNALTPPPTTPEWVKFCKQLFGGFSILLWIGAILCFLAYSIQAATEDEPVNDNLYLGVVLSAVVIITGCFSYYQEAKSSRIMDSFKNMVPQQALVIREGEKFQINAEEVVQGDLVEIKGGDRIPADLRIVSSSGCKVDNSSLTGESEPQTRSPEFTHENPLETRNISFFSTNCVEGTAHGIVINTGDHTVMGRIATLASGLEVGQTPINMEIEHFIQIITGVAIFLGVSFFILSLILGYSWLEAVIFLIGIIVANVPEGLLATVTVCLTLTAKRMARKNCLVKNLEAVETLGSTSTICSDKTGTLTQNRMTVAHMWFDNQIHEADTTEDQSGSCFDKSSPTWFSLSRVAGLCNRAVFKPGQEEVPVRKRDTAGDASESALLKCVELSSGSVQTLRENNRKVSEIPFNSTNKYQLSIHEIEESPTGHLLVMKGAPERILDSIHTENQCCHSVFCHSVGVTVVTSVDGDVMCSSIMINGQELPMDDDWRDAFQGAYMELGGLGERVLGFCHLFLSPSQFPRGFAFDSEEVNFPVNQLCFLGLISMIDPPRAAVPDAVGKCRSAGIKVIMVTGDHPITAKAIAKGVGIISEGNETVEDIAERLNIPLSQVNPRDAKACVIHGSDLKDMSAEYLDDILRNHTEIVFARTSPQQKLIIVEGCQRQGAIVAVTGDGVNDSPALKKADIGVAMGISGSDVSKQAADMILLDDNFASIVTGVEEGRLIFDNLKKSIAYTLTSNIPEITPFLLFIIASVPLPLGTVTILCIDLGTDMVPAISLAYESAESDIMKRQPRNPKTDNLVNERLISMAYGQIGMIQALGGFFTYFVIMAENGFLPRTLLGIRLDWDDRAVNDLEDTYGQQWTYEQRKVIEFTCHTSFFVSIVVVQWADLVICKTRRNSVFQQGMKNRILIFGLFAETALAAFLSYCPGMDVALRMYPLKIMWWFCAFPYSLLIFVYDEIRKLILRRNPGGWVEKETYY comes from the exons ATGGGAAAAGGG TACGGACATGAAAGGAGCCCTGAGGCTACTCCAATGGGaggaaagagaaagaagaaagataAAGATTTAGATGAGTTGAAGAAAGAGGTGTCACTG GATGATCATAAGCTGTCTCTCGATGAGCTCAGCACTCGTTATGGAGTTGACCTTGCCAGA GGTCTGACCCATAAGAGAGCGATGGAAATTCTGGCCCGCGACGGTCCAAATGCACTGACCCCGCCACCCACCACACCAGAGTGGGTGAAGTTCTGTAAGCAGCTGTTCGGCGGATTCTCCATCCTGCTCTGGATCGGTGCCATCCTCTGCTTTCTTGCCTACAGTATTCAGGCGGCCACCGAGGATGAGCCTGTCAATGACAAT CTGTATCTGGGTGTGGTTCTATCTGCTGTGGTCATCATAACCGGCTGCTTCTCATATTATCAAGAAGCCAAAAGCTCCCGGATCATggactctttcaaaaacatggtGCCTCAG CAAGCTCTGGTGATCCGTGAAGGGGAGAAATTTCAGATTAATGCAGAGGAAGTAGTTCAGGGAGACCTGGTGGAGATCAAGGGTGGAGACAGAATCCCAGCAGACCTTCGTATCGTCTCTTCCAGTGGCTGCAAG GTGGATAACTCATCTCTAACTGGAGAGTCAGAACCTCAGACACGTTCCCCAGAGTTCACTCATGAAAACCCCCTAGAGACCAGAAACATCAGCTTCTTCTCCACCAACTGTGTGGAAG GTACAGCCCACGGCATAGTGATCAATACAGGTGATCATACAGTGATGGGCCGCATTGCGACTTTGGCGTCCGGTCTGGAGGTGGGTCAGACACCCATCAACATGGAGATCGAGCACTTCATTCAAATCATCACAGGCGTGGCCATCTTCCTGGGCGTGTCATTCTTCATCCTGTCCCTCATTTTGGGCTACTCTTGGTTGGAAGCCGTCATCTTTCTTATCGGCATCATTGTTGCCAACGTCCCTGAGGGACTGCTGGCTACTGTCACG GTTTGTTTGACTCTGACTGCTAAGCGTATGGCTCGCAAAAACTGTCTGGTGAAGAATCTAGAAGCCGTGGAGACTCTGGGTTCCACCTCCACCATCTGCTCGGATAAAACTGGAACCCTCACTCAGAACCGAATGACTGTAGCTCACATGTGGTTTGACAACCAGATCCACGAGGCTGACACCACCGAGGACCAATCAG gGTCTTGCTTTGATAAAAGTTCTCCCACTTGGTTCTCTCTGTCTCGAGTGGCAGGGCTTTGTAACCGTGCTGTCTTCAAACCTGGACAAGAGGAAGTTCCTGTGCGCAAG AGGGACACAGCAGGTGACGCGTCAGAGTCTGCTCTGTTGAAGTGTGTCGAGCTCTCATCTGGGAGTGTTCAGACTCTCAGAGAAAACAACCGTAAAGTGTCAGAAATCCCATTCAACTCAACTAACAAATACCAG cTGTCTATTCACGAGATAGAGGAGAGTCCCACTGGACacctgctggtgatgaaaggaGCTCCAGAGAGGATTCTGGACAG cattcacactgaaaaccaatgctgccactcagtcttttgccactcagttgGCGTAACCGTGGTGACatcggtcgacggtgacgtcat GTGCAGTTCCATAATGATCAACGGACAGGAACTCCCAATGGACGATGACTGGAGGGATGCTTTTCAGGGAGCGTATATGGAGCTGGGTGGACTAGGCGAGAGAGTTCTGG gaTTCTGCCACCTGTTCCTCTCTCCCTCACAGTTTCCGAGGGGGTTTGCGTTTGATAGTGAAGAAGTGAATTTCCCGGTCAACCAGCTCTGTTTCCTTGGATTAATCTCCATGATCGATCCGCCCCGAGCCGCAGTGCCAGATGCTGTAGGCAAATGCCGCTCTGCTGGCATTAAG gtTATCATGGTAACGGGTGATCATCCGATAACTGCCAAAGCCATTGCTAAAGGCGTCGGCATCATCTCTGAGGGCAACGAGACTGTGGAGGATATCGCTGAAAGACTTAATATACCACTGAGCCAAGTCAATCCACG AGACGCTAAGGCCTGTGTGATTCATGGTTCAGACTTGAAGGACATGAGCGCTGAGTATCTGGATGATATTCTGAGGAACCACACAGAGATTGTGTTTGCTCGCACTTCACCTCAACAAAAACTCATCATTGTAGAGGGCTGCCAgagacag GGTGCTATAGTGGCTGTCACAGGTGATGGGGTGAATGACTCTCCTGCTCTGAAGAAGGCTGACATTGGTGTTGCCATGGGAATCTCGGGCTCAGATGTTTCCAAGCAAGCGGCTGACATGATCCTGCTGGACGACAACTTTGCCTCAATTGTTACGGGAGTGGAAGAGG GTCGTCTGATCTTTGATAACCTGAAGAAGTCAATTGCTTACACGCTAACCAGTAACATCCCGGAGATCACACCCTTCCTGCTTTTCATCATCGCCAGTGTGCCTCTGCCCCTGGGCACCGTCACCATCCTCTGCATTGACCTTGGCACTGACATG gtCCCTGCAATCTCTCTAGCTTACGAATCTGCAGAGAGTGACATTATGAAGCGTCAGCCCCGAAACCCCAAAACTGACAATCTGGTGAATGAGAGACTCATCAGCATGGCTTACGGACAAATCG gtaTGATACAGGCACTGGGAGGATTCTTCACCTATTTTGTGATCATGGCTGAGAACGGTTTTCTGCCTAGAACACTGCTGGGAATCCGACTGGATTGGGATGATCGTGCAGTTAATGACCTGGAGGACACTTATGGACAGCAATGG ACTTATGAGCAGCGTAAGGTCATCGAATTCACCTGTCACACCTCGTTCTTCGTCAGCATAGTCGTGGTGCAGTGGGCTGACCTCGTCATCTGCAAGACGCGCAGAAACTCCGTCTTCCAACAGGGAATgaa GAATAGGATTCTCATTTTCGGATTGTTTGCTGAGACGGCTCTAGCGGCCTTCCTGTCCTACTGCCCCGGTATGGACGTTGCCCTGAGGATGTACCCACTCAA GATTATGTGGTGGTTCTGTGCTTTCCCGTACAGTCTGCTAATCTTTGTGTATGATGAGATCCGTAAATTAATCCTGCGCAGGAATCCGGGAG GCTGGGTGGAAAAAGAGACCTACTATTAA
- the atp1a2a gene encoding sodium/potassium-transporting ATPase subunit alpha-2 isoform X2 — MGKGYGHERSPEATPMGGKRKKKDKDLDELKKEVSLDDHKLSLDELSTRYGVDLARGLTHKRAMEILARDGPNALTPPPTTPEWVKFCKQLFGGFSILLWIGAILCFLAYSIQAATEDEPVNDNLYLGVVLSAVVIITGCFSYYQEAKSSRIMDSFKNMVPQQALVIREGEKFQINAEEVVQGDLVEIKGGDRIPADLRIVSSSGCKVDNSSLTGESEPQTRSPEFTHENPLETRNISFFSTNCVEGTAHGIVINTGDHTVMGRIATLASGLEVGQTPINMEIEHFIQIITGVAIFLGVSFFILSLILGYSWLEAVIFLIGIIVANVPEGLLATVTVCLTLTAKRMARKNCLVKNLEAVETLGSTSTICSDKTGTLTQNRMTVAHMWFDNQIHEADTTEDQSGSCFDKSSPTWFSLSRVAGLCNRAVFKPGQEEVPVRKRDTAGDASESALLKCVELSSGSVQTLRENNRKVSEIPFNSTNKYQLSIHEIEESPTGHLLVMKGAPERILDRCSSIMINGQELPMDDDWRDAFQGAYMELGGLGERVLGFCHLFLSPSQFPRGFAFDSEEVNFPVNQLCFLGLISMIDPPRAAVPDAVGKCRSAGIKVIMVTGDHPITAKAIAKGVGIISEGNETVEDIAERLNIPLSQVNPRDAKACVIHGSDLKDMSAEYLDDILRNHTEIVFARTSPQQKLIIVEGCQRQGAIVAVTGDGVNDSPALKKADIGVAMGISGSDVSKQAADMILLDDNFASIVTGVEEGRLIFDNLKKSIAYTLTSNIPEITPFLLFIIASVPLPLGTVTILCIDLGTDMVPAISLAYESAESDIMKRQPRNPKTDNLVNERLISMAYGQIGMIQALGGFFTYFVIMAENGFLPRTLLGIRLDWDDRAVNDLEDTYGQQWTYEQRKVIEFTCHTSFFVSIVVVQWADLVICKTRRNSVFQQGMKNRILIFGLFAETALAAFLSYCPGMDVALRMYPLKIMWWFCAFPYSLLIFVYDEIRKLILRRNPGGWVEKETYY; from the exons ATGGGAAAAGGG TACGGACATGAAAGGAGCCCTGAGGCTACTCCAATGGGaggaaagagaaagaagaaagataAAGATTTAGATGAGTTGAAGAAAGAGGTGTCACTG GATGATCATAAGCTGTCTCTCGATGAGCTCAGCACTCGTTATGGAGTTGACCTTGCCAGA GGTCTGACCCATAAGAGAGCGATGGAAATTCTGGCCCGCGACGGTCCAAATGCACTGACCCCGCCACCCACCACACCAGAGTGGGTGAAGTTCTGTAAGCAGCTGTTCGGCGGATTCTCCATCCTGCTCTGGATCGGTGCCATCCTCTGCTTTCTTGCCTACAGTATTCAGGCGGCCACCGAGGATGAGCCTGTCAATGACAAT CTGTATCTGGGTGTGGTTCTATCTGCTGTGGTCATCATAACCGGCTGCTTCTCATATTATCAAGAAGCCAAAAGCTCCCGGATCATggactctttcaaaaacatggtGCCTCAG CAAGCTCTGGTGATCCGTGAAGGGGAGAAATTTCAGATTAATGCAGAGGAAGTAGTTCAGGGAGACCTGGTGGAGATCAAGGGTGGAGACAGAATCCCAGCAGACCTTCGTATCGTCTCTTCCAGTGGCTGCAAG GTGGATAACTCATCTCTAACTGGAGAGTCAGAACCTCAGACACGTTCCCCAGAGTTCACTCATGAAAACCCCCTAGAGACCAGAAACATCAGCTTCTTCTCCACCAACTGTGTGGAAG GTACAGCCCACGGCATAGTGATCAATACAGGTGATCATACAGTGATGGGCCGCATTGCGACTTTGGCGTCCGGTCTGGAGGTGGGTCAGACACCCATCAACATGGAGATCGAGCACTTCATTCAAATCATCACAGGCGTGGCCATCTTCCTGGGCGTGTCATTCTTCATCCTGTCCCTCATTTTGGGCTACTCTTGGTTGGAAGCCGTCATCTTTCTTATCGGCATCATTGTTGCCAACGTCCCTGAGGGACTGCTGGCTACTGTCACG GTTTGTTTGACTCTGACTGCTAAGCGTATGGCTCGCAAAAACTGTCTGGTGAAGAATCTAGAAGCCGTGGAGACTCTGGGTTCCACCTCCACCATCTGCTCGGATAAAACTGGAACCCTCACTCAGAACCGAATGACTGTAGCTCACATGTGGTTTGACAACCAGATCCACGAGGCTGACACCACCGAGGACCAATCAG gGTCTTGCTTTGATAAAAGTTCTCCCACTTGGTTCTCTCTGTCTCGAGTGGCAGGGCTTTGTAACCGTGCTGTCTTCAAACCTGGACAAGAGGAAGTTCCTGTGCGCAAG AGGGACACAGCAGGTGACGCGTCAGAGTCTGCTCTGTTGAAGTGTGTCGAGCTCTCATCTGGGAGTGTTCAGACTCTCAGAGAAAACAACCGTAAAGTGTCAGAAATCCCATTCAACTCAACTAACAAATACCAG cTGTCTATTCACGAGATAGAGGAGAGTCCCACTGGACacctgctggtgatgaaaggaGCTCCAGAGAGGATTCTGGACAG GTGCAGTTCCATAATGATCAACGGACAGGAACTCCCAATGGACGATGACTGGAGGGATGCTTTTCAGGGAGCGTATATGGAGCTGGGTGGACTAGGCGAGAGAGTTCTGG gaTTCTGCCACCTGTTCCTCTCTCCCTCACAGTTTCCGAGGGGGTTTGCGTTTGATAGTGAAGAAGTGAATTTCCCGGTCAACCAGCTCTGTTTCCTTGGATTAATCTCCATGATCGATCCGCCCCGAGCCGCAGTGCCAGATGCTGTAGGCAAATGCCGCTCTGCTGGCATTAAG gtTATCATGGTAACGGGTGATCATCCGATAACTGCCAAAGCCATTGCTAAAGGCGTCGGCATCATCTCTGAGGGCAACGAGACTGTGGAGGATATCGCTGAAAGACTTAATATACCACTGAGCCAAGTCAATCCACG AGACGCTAAGGCCTGTGTGATTCATGGTTCAGACTTGAAGGACATGAGCGCTGAGTATCTGGATGATATTCTGAGGAACCACACAGAGATTGTGTTTGCTCGCACTTCACCTCAACAAAAACTCATCATTGTAGAGGGCTGCCAgagacag GGTGCTATAGTGGCTGTCACAGGTGATGGGGTGAATGACTCTCCTGCTCTGAAGAAGGCTGACATTGGTGTTGCCATGGGAATCTCGGGCTCAGATGTTTCCAAGCAAGCGGCTGACATGATCCTGCTGGACGACAACTTTGCCTCAATTGTTACGGGAGTGGAAGAGG GTCGTCTGATCTTTGATAACCTGAAGAAGTCAATTGCTTACACGCTAACCAGTAACATCCCGGAGATCACACCCTTCCTGCTTTTCATCATCGCCAGTGTGCCTCTGCCCCTGGGCACCGTCACCATCCTCTGCATTGACCTTGGCACTGACATG gtCCCTGCAATCTCTCTAGCTTACGAATCTGCAGAGAGTGACATTATGAAGCGTCAGCCCCGAAACCCCAAAACTGACAATCTGGTGAATGAGAGACTCATCAGCATGGCTTACGGACAAATCG gtaTGATACAGGCACTGGGAGGATTCTTCACCTATTTTGTGATCATGGCTGAGAACGGTTTTCTGCCTAGAACACTGCTGGGAATCCGACTGGATTGGGATGATCGTGCAGTTAATGACCTGGAGGACACTTATGGACAGCAATGG ACTTATGAGCAGCGTAAGGTCATCGAATTCACCTGTCACACCTCGTTCTTCGTCAGCATAGTCGTGGTGCAGTGGGCTGACCTCGTCATCTGCAAGACGCGCAGAAACTCCGTCTTCCAACAGGGAATgaa GAATAGGATTCTCATTTTCGGATTGTTTGCTGAGACGGCTCTAGCGGCCTTCCTGTCCTACTGCCCCGGTATGGACGTTGCCCTGAGGATGTACCCACTCAA GATTATGTGGTGGTTCTGTGCTTTCCCGTACAGTCTGCTAATCTTTGTGTATGATGAGATCCGTAAATTAATCCTGCGCAGGAATCCGGGAG GCTGGGTGGAAAAAGAGACCTACTATTAA
- the atp1a2a gene encoding sodium/potassium-transporting ATPase subunit alpha-2 isoform X3: MINGQELPMDDDWRDAFQGAYMELGGLGERVLGFCHLFLSPSQFPRGFAFDSEEVNFPVNQLCFLGLISMIDPPRAAVPDAVGKCRSAGIKVIMVTGDHPITAKAIAKGVGIISEGNETVEDIAERLNIPLSQVNPRDAKACVIHGSDLKDMSAEYLDDILRNHTEIVFARTSPQQKLIIVEGCQRQGAIVAVTGDGVNDSPALKKADIGVAMGISGSDVSKQAADMILLDDNFASIVTGVEEGRLIFDNLKKSIAYTLTSNIPEITPFLLFIIASVPLPLGTVTILCIDLGTDMVPAISLAYESAESDIMKRQPRNPKTDNLVNERLISMAYGQIGMIQALGGFFTYFVIMAENGFLPRTLLGIRLDWDDRAVNDLEDTYGQQWTYEQRKVIEFTCHTSFFVSIVVVQWADLVICKTRRNSVFQQGMKNRILIFGLFAETALAAFLSYCPGMDVALRMYPLKIMWWFCAFPYSLLIFVYDEIRKLILRRNPGGWVEKETYY; encoded by the exons ATGATCAACGGACAGGAACTCCCAATGGACGATGACTGGAGGGATGCTTTTCAGGGAGCGTATATGGAGCTGGGTGGACTAGGCGAGAGAGTTCTGG gaTTCTGCCACCTGTTCCTCTCTCCCTCACAGTTTCCGAGGGGGTTTGCGTTTGATAGTGAAGAAGTGAATTTCCCGGTCAACCAGCTCTGTTTCCTTGGATTAATCTCCATGATCGATCCGCCCCGAGCCGCAGTGCCAGATGCTGTAGGCAAATGCCGCTCTGCTGGCATTAAG gtTATCATGGTAACGGGTGATCATCCGATAACTGCCAAAGCCATTGCTAAAGGCGTCGGCATCATCTCTGAGGGCAACGAGACTGTGGAGGATATCGCTGAAAGACTTAATATACCACTGAGCCAAGTCAATCCACG AGACGCTAAGGCCTGTGTGATTCATGGTTCAGACTTGAAGGACATGAGCGCTGAGTATCTGGATGATATTCTGAGGAACCACACAGAGATTGTGTTTGCTCGCACTTCACCTCAACAAAAACTCATCATTGTAGAGGGCTGCCAgagacag GGTGCTATAGTGGCTGTCACAGGTGATGGGGTGAATGACTCTCCTGCTCTGAAGAAGGCTGACATTGGTGTTGCCATGGGAATCTCGGGCTCAGATGTTTCCAAGCAAGCGGCTGACATGATCCTGCTGGACGACAACTTTGCCTCAATTGTTACGGGAGTGGAAGAGG GTCGTCTGATCTTTGATAACCTGAAGAAGTCAATTGCTTACACGCTAACCAGTAACATCCCGGAGATCACACCCTTCCTGCTTTTCATCATCGCCAGTGTGCCTCTGCCCCTGGGCACCGTCACCATCCTCTGCATTGACCTTGGCACTGACATG gtCCCTGCAATCTCTCTAGCTTACGAATCTGCAGAGAGTGACATTATGAAGCGTCAGCCCCGAAACCCCAAAACTGACAATCTGGTGAATGAGAGACTCATCAGCATGGCTTACGGACAAATCG gtaTGATACAGGCACTGGGAGGATTCTTCACCTATTTTGTGATCATGGCTGAGAACGGTTTTCTGCCTAGAACACTGCTGGGAATCCGACTGGATTGGGATGATCGTGCAGTTAATGACCTGGAGGACACTTATGGACAGCAATGG ACTTATGAGCAGCGTAAGGTCATCGAATTCACCTGTCACACCTCGTTCTTCGTCAGCATAGTCGTGGTGCAGTGGGCTGACCTCGTCATCTGCAAGACGCGCAGAAACTCCGTCTTCCAACAGGGAATgaa GAATAGGATTCTCATTTTCGGATTGTTTGCTGAGACGGCTCTAGCGGCCTTCCTGTCCTACTGCCCCGGTATGGACGTTGCCCTGAGGATGTACCCACTCAA GATTATGTGGTGGTTCTGTGCTTTCCCGTACAGTCTGCTAATCTTTGTGTATGATGAGATCCGTAAATTAATCCTGCGCAGGAATCCGGGAG GCTGGGTGGAAAAAGAGACCTACTATTAA
- the mpz gene encoding myelin protein P0 isoform X1, with protein sequence MLSVLALTSVVLLGIASQTTAIVVYTSWERHALVGSDVRLSCSFFSWQWTSPDVTFSWHYRPDGARDSVAIFHYGGGAPYVDNKGPFRDRLEFVGNPSRRDGSILIKNVDFGDNGTFTCDAKNPPDIAGRPSSVRLLVFEKVPVQAGVITGAIIGVVLGLLILVVAIYYLMRFLVARRVFSLSMSKHGKKGKGKEGSQQKQASAVTDPAKLKAAASEKKKQESRREKK encoded by the exons ATGCTGTCTGTACTGGCACTGACGTCCGTGGTGCTCTTGGGCATAG CCTCCCAGACCACAGCTATAGTTGTATACACAAGCTGGGAGAGACATGCGTTGGTGGGCTCAGATGTCAGACTCTCCTGCTCTTTCTTCTCCTGGCAGTGGACTTCTCCAGACGTGACCTTCTCATGGCACTACCGTCCAGATGGGGCTAGAGACAGCGTTGCA ATTTTCCACTATGGAGGTGGAGCTCCCTACGTGGATAACAAAGGCCCGTTCCGGGACCGTCTGGAGTTTGTGGGGAACCCCAGTCGCCGTGACGGTTCCATCCTGATTAAGAATGTCGACTTCGGAGACAATGGAACCTTCACCTGTGACGCCAAGAACCCACCTGACATTGCCGGCCGCCCCTCCAGTGTTCGACTGCTGGTGTTTGAGAAGG TTCCAGTCCAGGCTGGCGTGATAACAGGGGCCATTATTGGTGTAGTGTTGGGACTGCTGATCCTCGTTGTGGCTATTTACTATCTGATGCGTTTCCTGGTCGCCAGACGGGTGTTCAGCTTGAGCATGAG CAAACATGGCAAGAAAGGCAAAGGAAAAGAAGGATCACAGCAAAAACAG GCTTCGGCTGTGACGGATCCGGCCAAGCTGAAGGCGGCAGCATCAGAGAAGAAGAAACAGGAGTCTCGCAGAGAGAAGAAATAG
- the mpz gene encoding myelin protein P0 isoform X2, with protein sequence MLSVLALTSVVLLGIASQTTAIVVYTSWERHALVGSDVRLSCSFFSWQWTSPDVTFSWHYRPDGARDSVAIFHYGGGAPYVDNKGPFRDRLEFVGNPSRRDGSILIKNVDFGDNGTFTCDAKNPPDIAGRPSSVRLLVFEKVPVQAGVITGAIIGVVLGLLILVVAIYYLMRFLVARRVFSLSMSKHGKKGKGKEGSQQKQKPKVPLVFISF encoded by the exons ATGCTGTCTGTACTGGCACTGACGTCCGTGGTGCTCTTGGGCATAG CCTCCCAGACCACAGCTATAGTTGTATACACAAGCTGGGAGAGACATGCGTTGGTGGGCTCAGATGTCAGACTCTCCTGCTCTTTCTTCTCCTGGCAGTGGACTTCTCCAGACGTGACCTTCTCATGGCACTACCGTCCAGATGGGGCTAGAGACAGCGTTGCA ATTTTCCACTATGGAGGTGGAGCTCCCTACGTGGATAACAAAGGCCCGTTCCGGGACCGTCTGGAGTTTGTGGGGAACCCCAGTCGCCGTGACGGTTCCATCCTGATTAAGAATGTCGACTTCGGAGACAATGGAACCTTCACCTGTGACGCCAAGAACCCACCTGACATTGCCGGCCGCCCCTCCAGTGTTCGACTGCTGGTGTTTGAGAAGG TTCCAGTCCAGGCTGGCGTGATAACAGGGGCCATTATTGGTGTAGTGTTGGGACTGCTGATCCTCGTTGTGGCTATTTACTATCTGATGCGTTTCCTGGTCGCCAGACGGGTGTTCAGCTTGAGCATGAG CAAACATGGCAAGAAAGGCAAAGGAAAAGAAGGATCACAGCAAAAACAG AAACCGAAAGTTCCCCTGGTGTTCATCTCCTTCTAA